In the genome of Synchiropus splendidus isolate RoL2022-P1 chromosome 2, RoL_Sspl_1.0, whole genome shotgun sequence, the window CTAACAAGGCAGCACAATGACCAGAGCCATGTCACTTTGCACCTGATTTCACCGGCTGAAAAGTACATCAGAGTAGAGTAGAAaaaagcagaggaagaagatgtGATAGAGGAATCTACAGTGTCTTTATTGATCATTTCTCCATCATGATAAAACATTACGAGCACTGAtggaacaacaacaatgtacaaagaaaaaaacaaaaataaaaatctcgtATATCATTGAAATGGACTCCTCAGTGAATGGGAGAGCAAGATGTGTACATCAGTGGGAAAGGGGGGGTAATAGTACTGTACCATCAATTCACTTTCATATGAGCATTCATGTCTTCTTTATCACCGTGATCTAAAGATCCCAAATGCAAACATAAGCCTGCACTAATGCTATCAGGAGCTGGGAGACTACAGCGGGGCTCTACTTTCTCACCAGCTGAAACTGCAAGTTGAACAGGAGCAAAACATGTTGGGGTTTTAATCTCTTTGTTCCTTTGAGAATTGAACATCCTTACAACACATTTGCTTCCGATACTGAATGCTGAACTGGGGCAGTCCTGGTCAAACATGGGAGCAGACACTATGCAGGTATACAGTACAGATGATCTGGTTCACAAAATGCTTGTCTAGCTTCGTTCTTTCCCGAGAACCAATTTTGTTTGTGGAATCCTCCATTCATACATCAAGACCTGACCTTGGATCTGCAAAGTCAGCCACATAGTTTGGGCATTCAAATGGAAATTAGCATTGATTGTGTGCAAACTACTATTTATAATAAGCACACAACATCATAATACCATCCTAGAAGTGTCCATGTCCCAATTCGGGGGGTGCTCCTCGCCAGGCATTTAGCTAGGGGGCacctgggcgtctgcaaaacatgaagaaatggacgcccgattcttgaccgtagcttggctgccAGATTATGGCGACATCTGGCTGCTAAAATACGGCCGTGAATtgggcatccattttttcacgttttgcagacgcccagacgcccccctAGCCAAAAGCCTGTTCCTCACTCAGGTAGCTCATGATGATCGGGGTCTCATGCACACCAGTCTTCTACCTGAAACCAACTGAGCAGCTTTTCAGGGGACCGCCTCCATATAAGGTCAGTGATGGGTTCACATTTACAACCCAAATCTTGGAATGACACACATACAAGTAGTGATATGGACACAGTTCAAGTCCATAAATCTAATCTCTAACACCGAAATGTTTATCATCAACAAGCGTCAGGTCCCATGACAcatgagaaaaacacaaaagtccCTGCCACACAAATGGACTGCTTACATGGATGAGATGCTTCTGTGACACCACACAATCTCTTCTGCTTTGTCCTCAACGGGTCTGTTCAACGGGCCTTCTCTGTGGAGTCACATGGtttaagaagaaagaagaaaaaaagtggtggCAAAAGGCCAGAATtgaaacacaatggtccactgAAATCAGCAGTTCTGCATCCAACCTGAATGTGTGCTTCCATTATATGTGGTTGGTAGATTTCAGTTTATCTGCTACTTGAGAAAGTGACAAGTCAAAGACTGACTGTCTTTGGAAGGGCAGTGAAAAATGCTGGAGGAGTATTTCCCCACCTTCAAAAACAATCTGCCTCATATGGAGACAGGGCAGATGATTATTTTGTCCTCCAGCATGACGCTGACGATGAGGAAAACAAAGTAGAGCAGGAACATCGAAAAGCCCAGAAACTTGCTCATTCTCCACTTGCAGGCTCCGATGGATATGATGACGAAGAGcagcatgaggaagaggagcacgaTGGCGCAGAAAAGGCCGTTGCTGCTCACCTCCACCGACTTGAAGTCATTGATGATGTTGTAGAGGAGCCAGGGGAACGGCAAGCTGGAGTTAGGGAAAGAGAGCATacgtgagcatgtgtgtgtgagtttgagcATATCTGTTCTAATGAGGACCAATtctgtggggcccttttgccgtACCCCACAAGATTTAAGGCTCAATTTGGGCTaaacctgtgcgtgtgtgtgaacaaACGTACCCCACAGTGATATCAAAGATGTTGGAGCCCACAGAGCTGGACACTGCCATGTCACCGAGGCCTTTTCGTGCTACAATCACACTGGTGATCAAGTCGGGGATGGAGGTTCCAGCTGCCAGGATAGTCAGGCCCATGATCTCCTCTGTGATCCAGAAGGTTTCTCCAACCTGAGAAGAATTTTGGATGAATCACTGGATCTTGGAGACTCCCCAaccaccaaaaaagaaaaaaagtttttaactAGTACTGTTTGGTTCACCCGTTTTCTTTATGAATGCTGTTAGCACAAGCTAGCAGTGCTAATGCTTACACGTGACTGGGCTACACAATAAAGAGCTGAACAACATGTGAGAACAATGAACCCTGCTGGGAGTCTTGTATTCACTGGTGCATGCTTCATGGCTGCATGTCCAGCACTGAAATAGAGTATTACGAGTGTCTTGGCAGTGGATCAGATTAGCAGATTAACTTGGATTAGCTTCTGTAGTCACATATTTAACACCCTGACTATTGCCTGCTGATGGGAACTGGCAGCAGGAGCAGATCCAAGCAGAGTCAAATTGCACAACCAGTAACTTGGTGACGACTCATTCAAATGTCAGATTATTTACAATCCAGTTAATACATGTAGAGAAGGCCTAGGCCTTGTTTACTTTCAGGTTCCAAGTGTGTTCACATGAAGTGCAAGTAGATTTCTATGTCAACAGAAATGGCCTCATCTCAGGGTAGTTCTCCATCTTTAGATACCTGGTGAGCCCACCACACCATCAGGTAGGAGAAGAAAGCGATCCAGCTGATGGAGCCAAGGAAAGTGATCGGGAAGAACCGTTCTGAGGTCTGAAAAATGAGCAAATATTTAGATGTGCTTCATCCTGGTGATGTATCCGAGCTTCTCAGATGGTACCTCTCTCCTGACGTCCGGCAGAGTGATCCATAGAGGAAGAATGATGGGGAGGATGACAAGGTAGGTGATCTGTTTCCTGGTAGTGTCAGGCCACGCCAGACTAAGAGGCTGgtcctcgccctcctcctcctcgtcctccataCCCATCTGAGACAAAGTCACATGAGACTTCACCAGACATTCTCTTGATGCCAGAAATCAGAGGCCCAGTCAACAAGGACAGTATGAATCACGCAGAGTAGGACGTCAAAAACCATTTCGCTGGTGTTTAGCTACGACGATGCGAAACAAAAGGACTTccgggggtttttttttctattgtgaCAAAAGACATCACACTGCTCTCCTGTTTTCAGATCTGGAATAAAGTTTTAGGTTTACTGATCTCCAGAGTGAAGATCTCTTTCAACATCTCTGATCCAATATCCTCCTTCTCCCACCCGAGACCCCAGTCAATGCCAAGTCATGAATTGGTCTTACAGTCATGAGCAAGGAATGACTTGAATGTGGTCATTTTAAATGACTCATCTTCCACTCGGGAGTTCACTCACCTCGTCCCCTTCGATGATGCCATTCATGGGAGGGGTGACTTCGACAGCGACATTGGAACTGTTGGGGATCTTTTTGTCCgctgaagaaatgaaaacaaaacagagagagagagaggttgagCAGTGAAGCCTTCTGAACCTTCGGAATGAAAAAGTGCAAGAGGCTATGaataactgaaattatttaCCAGCTATTTACTAATTTACGAGCTAACTGtaactaaaaataataacaatcataaaaAGTTGTATCTTGCGTTGATGAAATCTTTCTACAGTTATCTGCTCAATCCTTATGGGAATATAGCCACTCTTAGATATGACACCTCAAAAAACTGTCAAGTCTAAGTCATGATGAGATCATTTcacaaaataattaaataaagataaaaatgcaTCAGTAAATTAACTCACACCTGTCCAGAAATAAATGCTGATACTTTGTTTTATAACTTGTATTTTTCAGAATCTTACCAACACCGTTGGCGGTGATAGCATCTTCCTTACACTTCTTCTTCGCCATTTTGTGCAGGATGGATGCCTTCTCTTTAAACTGCCCTGTAGCATGAGGAGAAACAAATAGCTTCATGTATTCCTGCTTTTAAAACTTTGCTTGACTTTAACTTTAACATCCTTCACCAGAAATCATCCATTGCCACATCGTCTGAAGCTCACTTGAAACCACATGACAGGAAAATTCTTCATTATTTTCGGCATCCTACCTTCACCGCTCAGCGGGTCCAGTGTGTGAATCATGAGCTGAAAGATGCTGTTCCTCATCAGGGAGTTGTGTAGAGAGGCACAGCTGCCTTCTCTCTGCAGCCTCGGTTTGGCCTGGGAAAGTGCACACGGATGTTTACGTCTGACATCAGCAACATATTTACTGTCAAGGTATAGAAATTCAGTCAGAACTGAACCCACCATTAGTTTGTTTTCGTCTCCAGGTGAGTTCATctgttggataaaaaaaaaagcatgaataaaaatgatttattgaaaCATCAACGGTTATGAAAGTCTTCTTTTGGGAACAGAAGGTGAGGGTAGCTGACATCAAACACCGCCTGAGGGTTGCTTCGCTGCGGACATCTTGTTATGAAAGAAACCCTCAGAGTTGAGAAGTTAATCTTTTTAGCTTAACTGTGACAAGACACCTGCCGTTGTCATGACAGCTCAAACCAGCTAACAGGCTTTGTGTCTTCCTCTCATTTCCCGTCATATATTGAAAAATTCAAGCAGGTGTCCGGTGTGGTAGCTTGCTGGAGCATGTTGTTCTAAGATCTGAAGTGCATTCTGTGT includes:
- the LOC128754637 gene encoding sodium/potassium/calcium exchanger 2-like; protein product: MDFLFSNRSHRNMASSTSTPPLGLHNSCNRHRFQCARKKLRPGRILGFIISLVAVCVVCTWSALSLVSTMVDRESAVEGSAEAAVPQRTLLHHHNVSGAEENPKAAKQIHEIEMNHGDYPTDYFSVEERRQGYVLLHMFGMLYMFIALAIVCDEFFVPALTVITEKLEISDDVAGATFMAAGGSAPELFTSVIGVFISHSNVGIGTIVGSAVFNILFVIGMCALFSKEVLNLTWWPLFRDVSFYIVGLLMLIYFFLDNQITTAESLGLLMCYTCYVTFMKFNAKVELLIKSRLGGNRVDDLEKAPKMNSPGDENKLMAKPRLQREGSCASLHNSLMRNSIFQLMIHTLDPLSGEGQFKEKASILHKMAKKKCKEDAITANGVADKKIPNSSNVAVEVTPPMNGIIEGDEMGMEDEEEEGEDQPLSLAWPDTTRKQITYLVILPIILPLWITLPDVRRETSERFFPITFLGSISWIAFFSYLMVWWAHQVGETFWITEEIMGLTILAAGTSIPDLITSVIVARKGLGDMAVSSSVGSNIFDITVGLPFPWLLYNIINDFKSVEVSSNGLFCAIVLLFLMLLFVIISIGACKWRMSKFLGFSMFLLYFVFLIVSVMLEDKIIICPVSI